The following proteins come from a genomic window of Oligoflexus sp.:
- a CDS encoding succinylglutamate desuccinylase/aspartoacylase domain-containing protein translates to MADRNMQALEQFERLAHKLEKVAPLAYVWHPAKPSVTGPKPIGLTLQAATHGNEVGGIDVLNTFLGLLQSGIVQPPFSMGFAIGNPAGVKADRRFTERDLNRSFGQSAAQYEEEKRARALEPLLEKTSLFLDFHQTIEPSHRPFFIFPYTKGSFDFAAALHEQIPIVTHWGLGFSKDGMCSDEYVNHRGGTGITIELGQKGFDAYHAGVGLQVALSAVQYAVGLFTGAHEKRPTVNPELYTWRAVVPFEEGMALREGLVNFQAISAGEAVGSHRGQSLKAPVDGWILFPKYPRDPLAPPPKELYRIIKRIRPDDLGKDGVINR, encoded by the coding sequence ATGGCTGACAGGAATATGCAGGCTCTTGAGCAATTTGAACGGCTCGCTCATAAACTCGAAAAAGTGGCCCCGCTGGCCTATGTCTGGCATCCCGCAAAGCCTTCCGTCACAGGCCCCAAACCGATTGGCCTGACGCTGCAGGCGGCCACGCACGGCAACGAAGTCGGCGGCATTGATGTGCTGAATACCTTCCTCGGACTTTTGCAAAGCGGTATCGTCCAGCCGCCTTTTTCCATGGGTTTCGCCATCGGAAATCCGGCTGGCGTGAAAGCCGATCGACGTTTCACCGAACGCGATCTGAATCGCTCGTTCGGACAGTCGGCCGCGCAGTATGAGGAGGAAAAGCGGGCCCGCGCGCTCGAACCTCTTTTGGAAAAGACCTCGCTCTTCCTCGACTTTCACCAGACGATCGAACCTTCGCATCGACCCTTCTTTATTTTTCCGTATACCAAAGGCTCCTTTGATTTTGCTGCGGCTCTGCATGAGCAGATTCCCATCGTGACCCACTGGGGCCTTGGTTTTTCGAAAGACGGCATGTGCAGTGATGAATATGTGAATCACCGCGGCGGCACCGGCATCACGATAGAGCTGGGCCAGAAGGGTTTTGATGCCTATCATGCCGGTGTCGGCTTACAAGTGGCTCTGTCCGCGGTACAATATGCTGTGGGACTTTTCACGGGAGCCCATGAAAAACGGCCAACGGTGAATCCTGAACTGTATACGTGGAGAGCGGTGGTTCCCTTTGAAGAGGGGATGGCCCTGCGTGAAGGCCTTGTGAATTTCCAGGCGATTTCCGCAGGTGAAGCCGTGGGGAGCCATCGAGGTCAATCCCTGAAGGCTCCGGTGGATGGCTGGATACTTTTTCCCAAGTATCCGCGTGATCCCCTGGCCCCGCCTCCCAAAGAATTGTACCGGATCATCAAGCGCATCAGGCCGGATGATCTCGGCAAGGACGGAGTGATTAACAGATGA